A window of the Phycicoccus sp. M110.8 genome harbors these coding sequences:
- a CDS encoding SCO family protein has protein sequence MTTSTAGSRGGSGRIGARGRLAPALGLVPAALLLAGCSGVDAAPPRTPPTPTSGTVLDEPLPARIANLPLVDQHGRHFTLASLRGKTVVLGDFLTLCQEVCPMTSVNLRDVAKAVHRDGRSDDIEVVEATVDPHRDTPARLAAYEKLFGAQQDWTLATGGQRPLDALWAYLGVYHQKAREDVSPAPRDWWTGAPLTYDVHHQDVVYVIDARGHARWLDDGTPNTLGEKPSGPMLRFLNNEGRHNLASPTDPSWTVRDVEQAVTYVTGVPLT, from the coding sequence GTGACCACGAGCACGGCGGGCAGTCGTGGCGGCAGCGGGAGGATCGGCGCGCGAGGCCGACTCGCGCCGGCCCTGGGTCTCGTGCCCGCCGCACTGCTCCTCGCGGGCTGCAGCGGTGTCGACGCCGCACCACCGCGCACGCCACCCACGCCGACCTCGGGAACGGTGCTCGACGAGCCGCTCCCGGCCCGGATCGCGAACCTCCCGCTGGTCGACCAGCACGGTCGGCACTTCACCCTCGCCTCCCTGCGTGGCAAGACGGTCGTGCTCGGCGACTTCCTGACCCTGTGCCAGGAGGTCTGCCCCATGACCAGCGTCAACCTCCGCGACGTCGCCAAGGCGGTCCATCGCGACGGCCGGTCCGACGACATCGAGGTCGTGGAAGCGACCGTCGACCCGCACAGGGACACCCCGGCCAGGCTCGCGGCATACGAGAAGCTCTTCGGGGCACAGCAGGACTGGACCCTCGCCACCGGTGGGCAACGCCCCCTCGACGCACTGTGGGCATATCTCGGCGTGTACCACCAGAAGGCCCGGGAGGACGTGTCCCCCGCACCGCGGGACTGGTGGACGGGCGCCCCCCTCACGTACGACGTCCACCACCAGGACGTCGTCTACGTCATCGACGCACGCGGTCACGCCCGCTGGCTCGACGACGGCACGCCGAACACGCTGGGAGAGAAGCCGTCGGGACCGATGCTCCGGTTCCTCAACAACGAGGGCAGGCACAACCTGGCCTCTCCCACTGATCCCTCGTGGACGGTCCGCGACGTCGAGCAGGCCGTCACCTACGTGACCGGGGTACCGCTGACCTGA
- a CDS encoding SIS domain-containing protein: protein MNEPATLGAIMAAEIAEQPAVFDRILLESAAQIRRVAEKIERARPRFVVIAARGTSDHAALYLKYLVEVGLGLPAGLASPSTVTTFRVSPHAKDVLWVAVSQSGGSPDLIASTRAARTGGALTLAVTNNPASALRDASELGLDLRAGVERAVAATKTYTATLLTLWLLVDAWRGGDGQAARELPPLAEKAVGDEAVVELANRFRFAERMLVTGRGFSYPTAREAALKLMETSYLGAQAFSGADLLHGPLAMVDPGQPVLAALSPGAGGEAMGPVLDRVKERGGDVHVIGARIPGLPSPDVEVPFTIPELSPLIEIIPFQRLALSMAVARGHNPDSPRGLSKVTQTL from the coding sequence GTGAACGAGCCAGCAACTCTGGGCGCCATCATGGCGGCCGAGATCGCCGAGCAGCCTGCCGTCTTCGACCGCATCCTGCTCGAGAGTGCCGCGCAGATCCGGCGTGTTGCGGAGAAGATCGAGCGCGCCCGACCGCGGTTCGTGGTGATCGCCGCCCGGGGGACGAGTGACCATGCCGCGCTCTACCTCAAGTACCTCGTGGAAGTCGGTCTGGGACTACCCGCTGGGCTGGCATCACCCTCGACCGTGACCACCTTCCGGGTCAGCCCCCATGCCAAGGACGTGCTGTGGGTCGCCGTGAGCCAGTCCGGTGGGTCGCCGGACCTCATCGCCTCCACCCGTGCCGCACGCACTGGTGGGGCGTTGACCCTCGCCGTGACCAACAATCCCGCCTCGGCCCTCCGGGACGCCTCGGAGCTCGGCCTGGACCTGCGGGCGGGGGTCGAGCGGGCGGTCGCGGCGACCAAGACCTACACCGCGACCCTTCTGACGCTGTGGCTGCTCGTCGACGCTTGGCGTGGTGGCGACGGGCAGGCGGCTCGCGAACTGCCGCCGCTGGCGGAGAAGGCGGTAGGCGACGAGGCAGTTGTGGAATTGGCCAACCGGTTCCGCTTCGCCGAACGGATGCTTGTCACGGGGCGCGGGTTCTCTTACCCGACCGCGCGTGAGGCGGCACTGAAGCTCATGGAGACCTCCTATCTCGGTGCGCAGGCGTTCTCCGGTGCTGACCTCCTGCACGGGCCACTCGCCATGGTCGACCCCGGGCAGCCTGTCCTGGCGGCCCTCTCGCCGGGTGCGGGAGGGGAGGCGATGGGTCCGGTCCTGGACCGGGTGAAGGAGCGGGGCGGCGACGTGCACGTCATCGGCGCTCGTATCCCCGGCTTGCCAAGCCCAGATGTCGAGGTGCCCTTCACGATCCCAGAGCTGTCACCCCTGATCGAGATCATCCCGTTCCAACGCCTCGCCCTCTCAATGGCCGTCGCACGCGGGCATAACCCAGATTCCCCGCGCGGACTCTCGAAAGTGACGCAGACTCTCTAG
- a CDS encoding ROK family protein — protein sequence MTDRTVAALDIGGTKTAAALVDGSGAVVARATAPTPGRAGPAAILQTAADLVKSLAARSAATTPAALGVGSAGVVDSASGRVTGSTDVLRDWMGTDLRGELSRRTGLPTAVVNDVHAHALGEARFGVGAGQPSLLFLAVGTGVGASFVFRGEVLTGAHGVAGHAGHLPSVYAADRACTCGGRGHLEAVAAGPALAAEYGRRAGATDVVLHQVAALAERGDEVALGVAELGGRAVGAALGGMANLLDPHSVVVGGGVTGLGRAWWQALRAAFTAEVLPVLRGTTVRPTSLGGDGALLGAASIAPVEAP from the coding sequence ATGACCGACCGCACCGTCGCCGCCCTGGACATCGGTGGCACCAAGACAGCCGCAGCCCTCGTCGACGGCTCAGGCGCGGTCGTGGCCCGCGCAACCGCCCCCACACCAGGCCGGGCCGGCCCTGCCGCCATCCTCCAGACCGCGGCCGACCTCGTGAAGTCCCTCGCCGCGAGGTCGGCCGCCACCACCCCCGCCGCCCTCGGGGTGGGCAGCGCAGGAGTCGTCGACAGTGCCTCCGGGCGCGTGACCGGGTCCACCGACGTGCTGCGTGACTGGATGGGCACCGACCTGCGGGGTGAGCTGTCCCGCCGCACGGGCCTGCCCACAGCGGTGGTCAACGACGTGCACGCCCACGCCCTGGGGGAGGCCCGGTTCGGGGTGGGGGCCGGGCAGCCGAGCCTGCTGTTCCTTGCCGTCGGCACAGGGGTTGGTGCGTCGTTCGTGTTCAGGGGCGAGGTGCTCACCGGGGCCCATGGTGTCGCCGGCCATGCCGGTCACCTTCCTTCGGTGTATGCCGCGGACCGCGCCTGCACGTGCGGCGGGCGTGGTCACCTCGAGGCGGTCGCGGCCGGTCCGGCCCTTGCAGCCGAGTACGGCCGGCGCGCCGGCGCGACCGACGTCGTCTTGCACCAGGTGGCAGCCCTCGCGGAGCGGGGCGATGAGGTGGCCCTCGGCGTGGCCGAGCTCGGTGGGCGCGCGGTGGGCGCCGCCTTAGGTGGCATGGCCAATCTGCTGGATCCGCACAGCGTGGTCGTCGGCGGGGGAGTGACCGGCCTCGGCAGAGCGTGGTGGCAAGCCCTGCGCGCCGCGTTCACTGCAGAAGTCTTGCCGGTTCTGCGCGGCACCACAGTGCGCCCGACCTCCCTGGGTGGCGACGGCGCCTTGCTGGGGGCCGCCTCGATCGCTCCGGTGGAAGCACCGTGA
- a CDS encoding Gfo/Idh/MocA family oxidoreductase, translated as MSERPPVRVGFLSAVRHAGPYAAILAAEPDIEVVGVAEPAHSPSWVRSDSERAAAAMGVPLHDQVDDLLGSGAVDVVVVCSEPTRHAELAIQAVRAGIPALVDKPVAVSVAEVDRLAAVARETGTPVGVVNRSLSPAVQRVRRWVDAGHLGLPLHVDVEWYASGAHFATSVERPELVVDPALAGGGELLNFLLYPVDYIRTVTGLDVLEVHCEAATLFSELHRAHGAEDAAVCSLRLDHGVTATVTLARVPAAPGLGPVTSTMRVLGSHGQASSDDDLPAVRVHRGDGGVECRPVDGPSSDAILRRLLAPTLIQLAAGDTPDYTLADARAALAVTEAAYRSVTTGQPAEVSPPPPTS; from the coding sequence ATGAGCGAGCGCCCGCCCGTGCGGGTCGGCTTCCTCTCCGCCGTTCGCCACGCAGGTCCGTATGCCGCGATCCTGGCGGCGGAGCCGGACATCGAGGTCGTGGGTGTGGCGGAGCCGGCACATTCCCCCAGCTGGGTACGCAGCGACAGCGAGCGTGCCGCCGCCGCCATGGGGGTCCCTCTCCACGACCAGGTGGATGACCTGCTCGGCTCCGGAGCTGTCGACGTCGTCGTCGTCTGCAGCGAACCGACTCGGCATGCCGAACTCGCGATTCAGGCCGTCCGCGCAGGCATACCTGCGCTCGTCGACAAGCCCGTCGCCGTCTCGGTCGCAGAGGTCGACCGGCTCGCGGCGGTGGCGCGAGAAACAGGAACGCCGGTCGGCGTGGTCAACCGGTCACTCAGCCCGGCCGTACAACGCGTGCGCCGGTGGGTCGACGCCGGCCACCTCGGTTTGCCGCTGCACGTCGACGTCGAGTGGTACGCCAGTGGGGCCCACTTCGCGACGTCTGTCGAGCGTCCCGAACTCGTGGTCGACCCGGCGCTCGCCGGGGGTGGGGAGTTGCTCAACTTCCTGCTCTATCCCGTCGACTACATCCGGACCGTCACAGGGCTGGACGTCCTCGAAGTCCACTGTGAGGCGGCGACGCTGTTCAGCGAACTGCACCGCGCCCACGGCGCCGAGGATGCGGCGGTCTGCTCCCTTCGGTTGGACCACGGGGTCACCGCCACGGTGACGCTCGCTCGCGTCCCCGCCGCTCCTGGCCTCGGCCCGGTGACATCCACCATGCGGGTCCTGGGCTCCCACGGCCAGGCCAGTTCCGACGACGACCTTCCCGCCGTCCGCGTCCACCGGGGCGACGGTGGCGTCGAGTGCCGGCCCGTGGACGGGCCCAGCTCTGACGCGATCCTGCGCCGTCTGCTCGCACCCACCCTCATCCAGCTGGCAGCCGGTGACACACCTGACTACACCCTGGCCGATGCCCGTGCGGCCCTGGCAGTCACCGAGGCGGCGTACCGCTCCGTGACGACCGGCCAACCGGCCGAGGTGTCCCCGCCTCCACCCACTTCGTAG
- a CDS encoding Gfo/Idh/MocA family oxidoreductase: MTVNVAVVGSGSIARDHVKALAAVPGVRVAYVYGSDLARAESVAALAPGAMATTELDRVLEDESVTGVDVVNATPDHAPFTLRAGRAGKHVHVEKPVALSLADFDAMVAATRSTSLMVGQTVRFQPAVATLARSLHAGEVGRPRLVHVSWYTGYVWPGGWRGWQLDPARSGGHPVHNGTHCLDLAVWLFQRAPVKVFARSFPSYAAQMPVHDSFHLTVRFDDDSLALLEISYALRKHADMMRRLVVAGTTGTLSHSTDQDPGLISDGVRPAPSSVEGAMGAQLTHWIDVVRGAQPVVRLPEVRMALATALAAQRSLETGRAEAVDHPADLTAPADAGQPAQTTGEGR, from the coding sequence ATGACCGTGAACGTTGCCGTGGTCGGCAGCGGCAGCATCGCCCGCGACCACGTCAAGGCCCTGGCCGCGGTGCCGGGCGTGCGGGTGGCCTACGTCTACGGGTCTGACCTGGCAAGAGCCGAGTCGGTCGCGGCGTTGGCGCCCGGTGCGATGGCGACGACCGAGCTGGACCGGGTGCTCGAGGACGAGAGCGTCACAGGTGTCGACGTCGTCAACGCCACCCCCGACCACGCACCGTTCACCCTGCGCGCCGGCCGCGCCGGCAAGCACGTCCACGTCGAGAAGCCGGTGGCGCTGTCCCTTGCGGACTTCGACGCCATGGTGGCGGCCACCCGCTCGACCTCGCTCATGGTGGGCCAGACCGTGCGGTTCCAGCCTGCTGTTGCGACGCTGGCCCGGTCCCTGCACGCGGGAGAGGTCGGCCGTCCGCGGCTCGTGCACGTCAGTTGGTACACCGGCTACGTCTGGCCAGGTGGCTGGCGCGGGTGGCAGCTGGACCCGGCTCGGTCTGGCGGTCACCCCGTGCACAACGGCACGCACTGCCTCGACCTCGCCGTGTGGCTGTTCCAGCGCGCACCGGTGAAGGTATTCGCGCGCAGCTTCCCCAGCTACGCGGCGCAGATGCCCGTGCACGACAGCTTCCACCTCACCGTGCGGTTCGACGACGACTCCCTGGCCCTGCTCGAGATCTCCTATGCCCTGCGCAAGCACGCCGACATGATGCGCCGGCTCGTGGTTGCCGGGACAACGGGCACCCTGAGCCACTCCACCGATCAGGACCCCGGGCTGATCAGCGACGGGGTGCGCCCCGCGCCGAGCTCGGTCGAGGGCGCCATGGGCGCCCAGCTGACGCACTGGATCGACGTCGTCCGCGGCGCCCAACCGGTGGTCCGCCTGCCTGAGGTACGCATGGCGCTCGCCACCGCCCTCGCCGCACAACGCTCGCTCGAGACCGGCCGGGCGGAAGCGGTCGACCACCCTGCGGACCTGACTGCCCCAGCAGATGCGGGACAGCCCGCCCAGACGACGGGGGAGGGCCGATGA
- a CDS encoding Gfo/Idh/MocA family oxidoreductase, which translates to MTSTTPYSQLQEDPPMPVPQIRAAALGAGFFGSILAHEAARHPDIQVELVADRDLSSATSLAARLDAQAVDDLAQVTSSDVDLVFVATPNHLHAAHVLAALEAGKHVFVEKPLTITADDAMALTTAAARTGRLLMVGHVLRTLPGVLRMHRMATSGELGELLEATGTRTRVVHVPDGAGDWWKLDPSRSGGELLHELHELDLVCWFLGGRPERVVSLSGAPVRVAEHQLDTVTRTTMLFPNRAVGFHDLSTSAHASAWSFRVTGTEAALEVDFKTATVRHVVDGHEVDAWGVFDDPTANESLRESARSKQAYHRHNDGASVPPSWMTRAVRHEMDQVVHTLTTGDGVLTQFPDSAVLAALDAFAAGRVALGDAARSTVHA; encoded by the coding sequence ATGACCTCGACGACCCCGTACTCGCAACTCCAGGAGGACCCGCCCATGCCCGTCCCGCAGATCCGCGCTGCCGCCCTGGGCGCAGGCTTCTTCGGATCGATCCTGGCGCACGAAGCAGCACGCCACCCAGACATCCAGGTGGAGCTGGTGGCCGACCGCGACCTCTCCTCGGCGACGTCGCTGGCCGCGAGGCTGGACGCGCAGGCCGTCGACGACCTGGCACAGGTGACGTCCTCCGATGTCGACCTGGTCTTCGTGGCGACACCCAACCACCTGCATGCGGCCCATGTGCTCGCGGCGCTGGAGGCCGGCAAACACGTCTTCGTCGAGAAGCCCCTCACCATCACCGCCGATGACGCGATGGCCCTGACCACCGCGGCTGCCCGTACCGGGCGCCTGCTCATGGTCGGCCACGTGCTTCGCACCCTGCCCGGCGTGCTGCGCATGCACCGGATGGCTACCTCCGGTGAGCTAGGAGAGCTGCTCGAGGCGACCGGCACCCGCACCCGAGTGGTACACGTGCCCGACGGCGCGGGGGACTGGTGGAAGCTCGACCCCTCCCGCAGCGGCGGTGAACTGCTGCACGAGCTGCACGAACTCGATCTGGTCTGCTGGTTCCTCGGCGGCAGGCCGGAGCGGGTCGTGTCCCTCTCCGGTGCGCCGGTGAGGGTCGCGGAACACCAGCTCGACACCGTGACCCGGACCACCATGCTCTTCCCCAACCGCGCTGTGGGGTTCCACGACCTGTCCACCTCCGCGCACGCCTCGGCCTGGTCGTTCCGTGTGACCGGCACGGAGGCGGCGCTCGAGGTGGACTTCAAGACGGCCACCGTGCGGCACGTGGTCGATGGGCACGAGGTCGACGCCTGGGGTGTCTTCGACGACCCGACGGCGAACGAATCGCTGCGGGAGTCCGCGAGGTCGAAGCAGGCCTACCACCGACACAACGACGGCGCCTCGGTGCCCCCGTCGTGGATGACGCGGGCCGTGCGGCACGAGATGGATCAGGTCGTCCACACCCTCACCACCGGCGACGGTGTGCTGACGCAATTTCCCGATTCGGCGGTCCTGGCGGCCCTGGACGCTTTCGCGGCGGGCCGGGTGGCACTCGGGGACGCCGCCCGGTCCACGGTGCACGCATGA
- a CDS encoding N-acetylmannosamine-6-phosphate 2-epimerase, translated as MKAVIQHIRGRLVVSCQAYPGEPMRDPETMRRVAQAVAHGGAAGIRAQGLSDITAIRGSVDLPLIGLWKDGDDDVFITPTLDHALAVARAGAHVVAIDGTRRPRPDGLTLAATIAALHERTSALVMADCSTVEEGMRAAAAGADLVGTTLAGYTAYTAKGAGPDLEMVRALAARTPIPVVAEGRIHTPNQAADAVRAGAWSVVVGTAITHPTTVTGWFAEAVTQAHPEEPHQ; from the coding sequence GTGAAGGCTGTCATCCAGCACATTCGTGGCCGGCTGGTGGTCTCCTGCCAGGCCTACCCCGGGGAGCCGATGCGTGACCCGGAGACGATGCGGCGCGTCGCGCAGGCCGTCGCACATGGTGGCGCTGCCGGCATTCGGGCGCAGGGACTCTCCGACATCACAGCCATCCGAGGGTCGGTCGACCTTCCCCTCATCGGGCTCTGGAAGGACGGTGACGACGACGTCTTCATCACCCCCACCCTCGACCACGCGCTGGCGGTGGCCAGGGCGGGGGCGCACGTCGTCGCCATAGACGGGACGAGACGTCCGCGTCCGGATGGACTCACTCTCGCCGCCACGATCGCGGCGCTCCACGAGCGGACGAGCGCTCTCGTCATGGCTGACTGCTCGACCGTCGAGGAAGGCATGCGGGCTGCTGCGGCGGGCGCCGACCTGGTGGGCACCACGCTTGCCGGCTACACGGCATACACCGCCAAAGGCGCCGGCCCGGACCTCGAGATGGTGCGCGCGCTTGCGGCGCGCACGCCGATCCCGGTGGTGGCCGAAGGGCGCATCCACACGCCGAACCAGGCAGCGGACGCAGTCCGCGCTGGCGCCTGGAGCGTGGTCGTCGGCACCGCCATCACCCACCCCACCACCGTCACTGGCTGGTTCGCCGAAGCCGTGACGCAGGCCCACCCCGAGGAGCCGCACCAGTGA
- a CDS encoding dipeptide/oligopeptide/nickel ABC transporter permease/ATP-binding protein: MRAQLTKRLETPGLRLGRLTPAGWVSLAIVALIVLAAVFGPMLLSASPNAQSVTADKAPSAAHLLGLDIQGRDILSRLVHGARWSLAIGLGATALALAVGAVVGAIAATAPRAADEVMMRVLDVVMAFPGIALAAVLVAVFGRALPVLVAAIGFLYMPMVARIVRANVMAQYGEDYVAAEQIIGARTPYILARHVAVNCAAPVLVFCTVLVADAIVFEASLSFIGAGVQQPDPSWGNVIADGKQLLLLGGWWATAFPGLLIFLTVVALNVLSEGISDALAAPSAKASKAAKAVHRTMSGAQTTPAARSSFVLPDTTATAARIRQRLVDRSNLAPVLQVRDLTISFPGRHDGVNVVDGVSFDVRPGEVVSLIGESGCGKSLTSLAILGLEPRGAVVGGEIWFRDQDLQRMSAKERRGVMGRGIAMIYQDALSSLNPAMTIRQQLHQFVRRGGTRTETELLQLVHLDPARTLKAYPHELSGGQRQRVLIAMALSRNPGLVIADEPTTALDVTVQAQVIKLLLSLKDELGFALLLVSHDLALVSDVADRVVVMYGGRVVESGAVDRIVGAPQHHYTRGLLSSVLSLEVGSVELEQIAGVVPSPAHFPRGCRFSDRCPAATQQCHDVAPPVVTVASHLVACHHPVADLDTPTREKANA; encoded by the coding sequence ATGAGAGCCCAACTGACCAAACGACTGGAGACGCCGGGCCTGCGTCTGGGCAGGCTGACGCCGGCCGGCTGGGTGTCACTCGCGATCGTGGCGCTCATCGTCTTGGCGGCGGTCTTCGGACCGATGCTCCTCTCAGCCAGCCCGAACGCCCAGTCCGTGACGGCCGACAAGGCGCCGAGCGCGGCTCATTTGCTCGGCCTCGACATCCAGGGCCGCGACATCCTTTCCAGGCTGGTGCACGGTGCCCGCTGGTCACTCGCCATCGGCCTCGGCGCCACCGCCTTGGCGCTCGCGGTCGGTGCCGTGGTGGGCGCCATCGCGGCAACCGCCCCCCGAGCCGCCGACGAGGTCATGATGCGGGTGCTGGACGTCGTCATGGCGTTCCCCGGCATCGCCCTTGCGGCAGTGCTCGTCGCTGTGTTCGGGCGGGCGCTGCCCGTCCTGGTCGCCGCCATCGGCTTCCTCTACATGCCCATGGTGGCGCGAATCGTCCGGGCCAACGTCATGGCCCAGTACGGCGAGGACTATGTGGCGGCCGAGCAGATCATCGGTGCTCGCACGCCATACATCCTCGCTCGTCACGTGGCCGTCAACTGTGCGGCTCCCGTCCTCGTCTTCTGCACCGTCCTCGTGGCGGATGCCATCGTCTTCGAGGCTTCTTTGTCCTTCATCGGGGCCGGAGTGCAACAACCCGATCCCTCGTGGGGCAACGTCATCGCGGACGGCAAGCAGCTGCTGCTACTCGGCGGGTGGTGGGCCACCGCCTTCCCCGGCCTGTTGATCTTCCTCACCGTGGTAGCCCTCAACGTGCTGTCCGAGGGCATCTCCGACGCGCTCGCCGCACCCTCGGCCAAGGCCTCCAAGGCCGCCAAGGCCGTCCACAGGACGATGAGCGGCGCGCAGACGACGCCCGCAGCCCGCTCGAGCTTCGTCCTACCCGACACGACCGCCACCGCGGCACGCATCCGGCAGCGGCTCGTTGACCGCAGCAACCTTGCACCGGTGCTGCAGGTGCGCGACCTCACCATCTCCTTCCCGGGGAGGCATGACGGCGTCAACGTCGTCGACGGCGTGAGCTTCGACGTGCGGCCGGGAGAGGTTGTCAGCCTGATCGGTGAATCCGGCTGCGGCAAGTCACTGACGTCGCTGGCAATCCTCGGGCTCGAGCCCCGTGGTGCCGTGGTGGGCGGCGAAATCTGGTTCCGCGACCAGGACCTCCAGCGCATGTCAGCCAAGGAGCGCCGGGGCGTCATGGGGCGTGGGATCGCCATGATCTACCAGGACGCGCTGTCCTCCCTCAACCCGGCCATGACCATCCGCCAGCAGCTCCACCAGTTCGTGCGCCGTGGCGGCACCAGGACCGAGACTGAGCTTCTCCAGCTGGTCCACCTCGACCCCGCACGTACCCTCAAGGCCTACCCCCACGAGCTGTCCGGAGGTCAGCGGCAGCGCGTGCTCATCGCCATGGCGTTGTCGCGCAACCCCGGACTCGTCATCGCCGACGAGCCCACCACCGCCCTCGACGTGACCGTCCAGGCGCAGGTCATCAAGCTCCTGTTGTCGCTGAAGGACGAGCTCGGCTTCGCCCTGCTCCTCGTTTCCCACGACCTGGCCCTCGTCTCGGACGTGGCTGATCGCGTCGTCGTGATGTACGGCGGACGCGTCGTCGAGAGCGGAGCGGTGGACCGGATCGTCGGGGCGCCCCAACACCACTACACACGCGGACTGCTCTCCTCGGTGCTGTCCCTCGAGGTGGGCTCGGTCGAACTCGAGCAGATCGCCGGCGTGGTCCCGTCACCCGCTCACTTCCCGCGCGGCTGCAGGTTCTCCGACCGTTGTCCAGCAGCCACCCAACAGTGCCACGACGTGGCCCCGCCGGTCGTGACCGTCGCGTCCCACCTCGTGGCGTGCCACCACCCGGTGGCCGACCTGGACACCCCGACCCGAGAGAAGGCGAACGCATGA
- a CDS encoding ABC transporter ATP-binding protein, whose amino-acid sequence MSSLTQHRANEPQTRPGAPVLDLRDVHVRHLVPGARLFAKDTVYALTGADLQVEAGETVGVVGESGCGKSTLARTIVGLQRPAEGEVLFHGRSLWSMPAAERRSHFGRAVGMIFQDPSTALNRRLPVRKILEDPLTVHRVGTPRSRVERVRGLMQLVGLPDSAADALPAQLSGGQRQRVAIARALALDPTLLVADEPTSALDVSVRAQVLNLLLELKDQLGLSMVFISHDIQTVRRMSDRVVTMYLGRIVEELPGDNGPEDIRHPYTQALFSATPSLLDEIHPISLSGPVPSAVTPPSGCPFHPRCWKATAACAEEMPPVDVLAMSPRHMVRCHHQLAGAGDVPEESIRPS is encoded by the coding sequence ATGAGCTCGCTGACCCAGCACCGGGCCAACGAGCCCCAGACTCGCCCCGGCGCCCCAGTGCTCGACCTGCGCGACGTCCACGTGCGGCACCTCGTGCCCGGCGCACGCCTCTTCGCCAAGGACACGGTCTACGCCCTCACCGGCGCGGACCTCCAGGTCGAGGCGGGAGAGACCGTCGGCGTCGTCGGTGAGTCCGGCTGCGGCAAGTCCACTCTGGCCCGCACCATCGTCGGCCTGCAGCGACCCGCTGAGGGTGAGGTGCTGTTCCATGGTCGGTCGTTGTGGAGCATGCCGGCGGCCGAGCGGCGGAGTCACTTCGGGCGCGCGGTGGGGATGATCTTCCAGGACCCGTCGACCGCTCTGAACCGGCGCCTGCCGGTACGCAAGATCCTCGAGGACCCCCTCACCGTGCACCGCGTGGGCACGCCCCGGAGCCGGGTCGAGCGCGTGCGCGGGCTCATGCAGCTCGTCGGTCTGCCGGACAGCGCTGCCGACGCCCTGCCCGCACAGCTGTCCGGCGGACAGCGCCAGCGCGTGGCGATCGCCCGCGCGTTGGCCCTCGACCCGACCCTGCTCGTGGCCGACGAGCCGACCTCGGCGCTCGACGTCTCGGTGCGCGCCCAGGTGCTGAACCTGCTGTTGGAGCTCAAGGACCAGCTCGGCCTCTCGATGGTCTTCATCTCCCACGACATCCAGACCGTCCGGCGGATGAGCGACCGCGTGGTGACCATGTATCTCGGCCGGATCGTGGAGGAGCTGCCGGGGGACAACGGCCCCGAGGACATCAGGCACCCCTACACCCAAGCGCTGTTCTCAGCCACGCCCAGCCTGTTGGACGAGATCCACCCCATCTCGCTGTCCGGACCCGTCCCGTCGGCAGTCACCCCACCGTCGGGCTGCCCCTTCCATCCTCGCTGCTGGAAAGCCACCGCCGCGTGCGCGGAGGAGATGCCACCAGTGGACGTGCTCGCCATGAGCCCCCGGCACATGGTCCGGTGCCACCACCAGCTCGCCGGAGCCGGAGACGTACCTGAAGAAAGCATCCGTCCCTCATGA
- a CDS encoding dihydrodipicolinate synthase family protein, whose amino-acid sequence MTTPPTFTGVVPPTVTPLTPDGAVDVPSLERLVERQLAAGVDGVFALGSSGETVFLTDEARDKVLEVTIKTVGGQVPVLAGCIEPTTPRVRARVAAAETLGADAVVVTAPFYAIVGPHEVERHLRAVGASTALPLFAYDLPQCVHTKLSVGLLTRLAAEGVLAGVKDSSGDDVAFRQLALAVREQAPAADFSLLTGHEVVVDAMMLAGASGSVPGLANVDPDGYVRLHRACVGGDWKAARNEQDRLTRLFRIVDAADPATTAGATRGVGAFKTALALLGVIESNSVSLPMRPLDEDETDRVRLGLAEAGLL is encoded by the coding sequence ATGACCACACCACCCACTTTCACCGGCGTCGTGCCACCCACAGTCACTCCGCTCACCCCCGATGGCGCGGTCGACGTCCCCTCCCTCGAGCGGCTGGTGGAGCGGCAGCTCGCGGCGGGCGTCGACGGCGTGTTCGCCCTGGGCAGCTCGGGCGAGACGGTGTTCCTCACGGACGAGGCGCGCGACAAGGTGCTCGAGGTCACCATCAAGACAGTCGGAGGCCAGGTACCCGTTCTGGCAGGGTGCATCGAGCCCACGACCCCCCGGGTGCGGGCGCGAGTGGCAGCGGCTGAGACCCTGGGCGCGGACGCCGTTGTCGTTACCGCACCGTTCTACGCCATCGTGGGACCGCACGAGGTCGAGCGGCACCTGCGGGCGGTGGGCGCGTCCACCGCTTTGCCACTGTTCGCCTACGACCTCCCCCAGTGCGTGCACACCAAGCTGTCGGTCGGGCTGCTCACCCGACTCGCTGCCGAGGGCGTGCTGGCCGGGGTCAAGGACTCCAGCGGCGACGACGTCGCGTTCCGGCAGCTGGCCCTCGCAGTGCGCGAGCAGGCGCCCGCGGCAGACTTCAGCCTTCTCACCGGTCACGAGGTGGTCGTCGACGCCATGATGCTCGCCGGCGCGTCCGGCTCGGTACCCGGGCTGGCGAACGTCGACCCGGACGGCTACGTCCGCCTGCATCGTGCCTGCGTCGGCGGTGACTGGAAGGCCGCCCGTAACGAACAGGACCGCCTCACCCGACTGTTCCGCATCGTCGACGCCGCAGACCCGGCGACCACCGCCGGGGCGACCCGCGGCGTGGGCGCCTTCAAGACGGCCTTGGCACTGCTGGGGGTCATCGAATCCAACAGCGTCTCCCTGCCGATGCGACCCCTGGACGAGGACGAGACCGACCGTGTCCGGCTCGGGCTTGCAGAGGCCGGCCTGCTCTGA